In Glaciimonas sp. PCH181, a single genomic region encodes these proteins:
- the iscU gene encoding Fe-S cluster assembly scaffold IscU, with protein MSYSEKVLDHYENPRNVGAFEKGDDTVGTGMVGAPACGDVMKLQIKVGADGVILDAKFKTYGCGSAIASSSLVTEWVKGKTLDQAMAIKNTQIAEELALPPVKIHCSILAEDAIKAAVEDYKAKHGTIQQKQAA; from the coding sequence ATGTCTTATTCAGAAAAAGTTCTCGACCATTATGAAAACCCGCGCAATGTTGGCGCCTTTGAAAAAGGTGATGACACTGTCGGTACGGGTATGGTTGGCGCGCCAGCATGTGGCGATGTGATGAAATTGCAAATCAAGGTCGGCGCAGATGGCGTGATTTTGGATGCAAAGTTTAAAACCTATGGCTGCGGTTCTGCGATTGCATCGTCATCGCTGGTAACTGAATGGGTCAAGGGAAAAACGCTGGATCAGGCAATGGCGATCAAGAACACGCAAATCGCTGAAGAGTTGGCGCTGCCGCCGGTCAAAATTCACTGCTCGATCCTGGCAGAAGATGCTATCAAGGCAGCGGTTGAAGATTACAAAGCAAAGCACGGCACTATCCAGCAAAAGCAAGCGGCTTAA
- a CDS encoding IscS subfamily cysteine desulfurase yields MNAPLEKSLIDTLKAPHFPIYMDYSATTPIDPRVADKMIPYLREQFGNPASRSHMYGWTAEKAVEDAREQVAALVHADSREIIWTSGATEGNNLALKGAANFYKTKGKHIITVKTEHKAVLDTVRELERQGFEATYLQPQDNGLITVEQLEAAIRPDTILISVMLVNNEIGVIQPIPEIGELCRKKGIIFHCDAAQATGKVEIDLEKWKVDLMTFTAHKTYGPKGIGALYVRRKPRVRLEAQMHGGGHERGLRSGTLPTHQIVGMGEAFQLAQEEMATELVRIRALRDRLATGLQTMEEVYVNGDMDHRVPHNLNVSFNYVEGESLVMAIKDIAVSSGSACTSASLEPSYVLRALGRNDELAHSSIRFTIGRFTTEEEIDFTIDLIKGKVAKLRELSPLWDMYKDGIDISTIQWAAH; encoded by the coding sequence ATGAACGCACCTCTTGAAAAAAGCCTGATAGATACACTGAAGGCACCGCACTTCCCAATTTATATGGACTATTCGGCGACCACGCCAATTGATCCTCGTGTTGCCGATAAAATGATTCCGTACTTGCGTGAGCAATTCGGTAATCCTGCTTCTCGCAGCCACATGTACGGTTGGACTGCAGAAAAAGCTGTCGAAGATGCGCGTGAGCAAGTCGCTGCATTGGTGCATGCCGATTCCCGTGAAATCATTTGGACTTCCGGTGCCACCGAAGGCAATAATCTGGCGCTCAAAGGCGCGGCTAATTTCTATAAAACCAAGGGTAAGCACATCATTACGGTGAAGACTGAGCACAAAGCTGTGCTTGACACCGTGCGCGAACTTGAACGTCAAGGCTTTGAAGCAACATATTTGCAGCCGCAAGATAATGGTCTGATTACCGTTGAGCAGTTAGAGGCGGCAATTCGTCCAGATACGATTTTGATATCGGTAATGCTGGTCAATAATGAAATTGGTGTCATTCAGCCAATTCCTGAAATTGGCGAACTATGCCGCAAAAAAGGCATCATTTTTCATTGCGACGCTGCACAAGCAACGGGCAAGGTTGAAATTGATCTGGAAAAATGGAAAGTCGATCTGATGACTTTTACAGCGCATAAAACCTACGGCCCTAAAGGCATCGGTGCGTTGTATGTTCGCCGCAAGCCGCGTGTCCGTCTTGAAGCACAAATGCATGGTGGTGGCCATGAGCGTGGTTTGCGTTCGGGTACATTGCCGACGCATCAGATCGTGGGTATGGGGGAAGCCTTTCAGCTTGCGCAAGAAGAAATGGCGACTGAACTCGTGCGTATAAGAGCATTGCGCGATCGTTTGGCGACTGGCTTGCAAACCATGGAAGAAGTTTACGTTAACGGCGATATGGATCACCGGGTTCCGCATAACCTGAACGTCAGTTTCAACTACGTTGAAGGTGAATCGCTCGTGATGGCAATCAAAGATATCGCGGTGTCGTCCGGTTCAGCCTGTACTTCCGCTAGCCTTGAGCCATCGTATGTATTGCGCGCTTTAGGCCGCAACGATGAATTGGCGCACAGCTCGATCCGTTTCACTATCGGTCGCTTTACGACAGAAGAAGAAATTGATTTCACAATTGATCTGATCAAAGGAAAAGTGGCGAAGTTACGCGAATTGTCGCCGCTTTGGGATATGTATAAGGACGGGATCGATATTAGTACGATCCAATGGGCAGCGCACTAA
- the iscR gene encoding Fe-S cluster assembly transcriptional regulator IscR: MRLTTKGRFAVTAMIDLALRQGRGPVTLSAISERQEISLSYLEQLFGKLRRHQIVESVRGPGGGYNLARRPEDVTVADIIIAVDEPLDATQCGGKENCHSPDHEGGSRCMTHDLWSTLNAKMVEYLDSVSLKDLVDQQNAHLKQKNLEQNVVVMHRSHLVA, encoded by the coding sequence ATGCGTTTGACTACGAAAGGCCGATTTGCAGTAACTGCGATGATTGACTTGGCTTTGCGTCAAGGTCGAGGACCGGTGACCTTGTCAGCGATCAGCGAAAGACAAGAAATTTCGTTATCCTATCTGGAGCAATTATTCGGCAAATTGCGTCGTCACCAAATAGTAGAGTCTGTACGTGGACCGGGTGGCGGTTATAACCTTGCGAGACGTCCTGAAGATGTTACTGTCGCCGACATTATTATTGCCGTCGATGAGCCATTGGATGCAACGCAATGCGGCGGCAAAGAAAATTGCCATAGCCCGGATCATGAGGGCGGTAGTCGTTGCATGACCCACGATTTGTGGTCGACGCTAAATGCCAAGATGGTCGAATATCTGGATTCGGTATCGCTGAAAGATTTAGTAGATCAGCAAAATGCACATTTGAAACAGAAGAACCTTGAACAAAATGTGGTGGTAATGCATCGTTCCCACCTTGTTGCTTGA
- a CDS encoding TetR/AcrR family transcriptional regulator, with amino-acid sequence MATRKFKTPQSPTHRAEKKRADILKSAGKCFRKTGFHQTSMQEICTEVGLGPGAVYRYFTGKDAIIAAMAEDERRQARMMLAEYHDTDDLPQALFAITQAFALRYAATSDAGLMTEIYAEGLRNKKVGTIIKKAESEWVDGLADMLRTAQKRKQIDPKLDAQQVALLLTAMWDGLVIRQAYTQDQPQALLAMFDSMLKNWLARDTVQAKPTKAKPIQKATPPTIKPITEKAAKKAEDDLRQSNLFKPEKKKNTKKVIAPEIPKLTEAELIAIEEAEIAAETDLRQMSLI; translated from the coding sequence ATGGCCACCCGCAAATTTAAAACCCCGCAATCCCCGACCCACAGAGCCGAGAAGAAGCGCGCAGATATCCTTAAATCGGCCGGAAAATGTTTCCGCAAGACCGGTTTCCATCAAACGTCCATGCAGGAGATCTGCACGGAAGTCGGCTTGGGACCGGGTGCCGTATATCGCTATTTCACCGGTAAAGACGCGATTATCGCCGCCATGGCCGAGGACGAACGTCGCCAGGCGCGCATGATGCTGGCTGAGTATCACGATACCGATGACCTACCCCAGGCGCTGTTCGCCATCACGCAAGCTTTTGCGCTTCGCTACGCCGCCACCAGCGACGCCGGTCTGATGACTGAAATCTACGCGGAAGGCTTGCGGAACAAAAAAGTTGGCACGATCATTAAGAAAGCGGAATCGGAATGGGTCGACGGTTTAGCAGACATGTTGCGCACAGCTCAAAAACGCAAGCAAATTGATCCAAAGCTTGATGCCCAGCAAGTAGCCCTGCTATTGACAGCCATGTGGGATGGCCTGGTTATTCGGCAGGCATACACCCAAGATCAACCACAAGCGCTGCTGGCAATGTTTGATAGCATGCTAAAAAACTGGTTGGCCCGCGATACGGTGCAGGCTAAGCCAACAAAAGCAAAACCAATACAAAAGGCAACGCCACCAACCATCAAACCGATCACTGAAAAGGCAGCAAAAAAAGCCGAGGACGACCTACGCCAATCAAATCTTTTCAAGCCCGAGAAAAAGAAAAACACAAAAAAAGTTATCGCTCCAGAAATCCCAAAGTTGACTGAAGCTGAATTAATCGCAATAGAAGAAGCAGAAATCGCCGCCGAGACTGACTTGCGTCAAATGAGCCTAATTTGA
- a CDS encoding uracil-DNA glycosylase: MTDLRTKLIPIEIRRALDVAHSSWQPILLEGLHAMAVAHQTYLPELVASDYLPTEGRLFAAFALPIDAVKYVLVGEGPYPRAASATGVCFMDGAVGGLWSAAGLSKQVNRATSLRNFMKMLLVADGQLAIEKTTGDAMGEVALRAQEVDSATIQTLADLQENLTAEGFLLLNATLVFRPTVAPVKEAKPWLPFLQAVLLGLIAHGEKGSVALPTLVLWGKIAEQLNALASTAQFPKVVAEHPYNLSFIGSAGMQALFAPMHLLRKRSGIG, translated from the coding sequence ATGACTGATTTACGCACTAAACTTATCCCTATTGAAATTCGTCGCGCTTTAGATGTCGCACATTCTTCCTGGCAGCCAATTTTGCTGGAGGGCTTACATGCAATGGCGGTAGCGCATCAAACTTATTTGCCGGAATTGGTTGCTTCTGACTACTTGCCAACGGAAGGCCGTTTGTTTGCTGCCTTTGCCTTGCCTATCGATGCGGTGAAATATGTGCTGGTCGGTGAGGGGCCTTATCCGCGTGCGGCGAGTGCGACGGGCGTTTGTTTTATGGATGGTGCGGTAGGTGGATTGTGGTCGGCGGCAGGGCTTTCAAAGCAGGTTAATCGAGCAACCTCGCTACGCAATTTCATGAAAATGTTATTGGTCGCAGACGGGCAGTTGGCGATCGAGAAAACCACTGGCGATGCGATGGGGGAGGTCGCGTTACGTGCGCAGGAGGTGGATTCCGCGACGATTCAGACTTTGGCTGATTTGCAGGAAAATCTTACCGCGGAGGGGTTTTTGTTGCTGAACGCAACGCTGGTATTTCGTCCCACAGTAGCGCCAGTAAAAGAGGCGAAGCCGTGGTTACCTTTCTTGCAAGCGGTCTTGTTGGGCTTAATTGCGCACGGCGAGAAAGGCTCTGTTGCGTTGCCTACGTTAGTTCTTTGGGGCAAGATCGCCGAGCAGTTAAATGCTTTGGCGTCCACGGCGCAATTCCCGAAAGTGGTCGCAGAGCATCCTTATAATCTCAGCTTTATCGGCAGTGCCGGAATGCAGGCTTTATTCGCCCCGATGCATTTATTGCGCAAGCGCAGCGGCATAGGTTGA
- the uvrB gene encoding excinuclease ABC subunit UvrB, whose translation MADISHIAGKIDDDKIVTFPNSPYKLFQPFLPAGDQPAAIDKLSEGIEDGLFYQTLLGVTGSGKTYTMANVIARMGRPAIIFAPNKTLAAQLYSEFREFFPQNAVEYFVSYYDYYQPEAYVPQRDLFIEKDSSINEHIEQMRLSCTKSLMERRDVVIVATVSAIYGIGNPNEYHQMILTLRAKDKVSQRDVIARLIQMQYSRNEIDFGRGTFRVRGDAIDVFPAEHAELALRIETFDDEIESLQLFDPLTGRVKQKIPRFTVYPGSHYVTPRGTVLRAIETIKDELRDRLEFFRKENKLIEEQRIEQRTRFDLEMMQEIGFTKGIENYSRHLSGAKAGEPPPTLVDYLPKDALMFLDESHVLIGQLNGMYNGDRARKTNLVDYGFRLPSALDNRPLRFDEFEGKMRQTVFVSATPADYENQHADQVVEQVVRPTGLVDPLIEVRPALSQVDDLMSEANARIKKNERVLVTTLTKRMAEQLTDFLSDNGIKVRYLHSDIETVERVEIIRDLRLGTFDVLVGINLLREGLDIPEVSLVAILDADKEGFLRSERSLIQTIGRAARNLNGKAILYADRMTDSMRRAIDETERRRAKQIAFNLLNGITPVGIRKEIRELIDGVYSAQGAREELHAAQDRVKYESMSEKQVSKEIKRLEKLMGDHAKNLEFEKAAQVRDQMHQLKQQLFGAPGVDNVVP comes from the coding sequence ATGGCTGACATATCACACATTGCTGGCAAGATCGACGATGACAAAATTGTCACTTTCCCCAATTCCCCCTATAAACTTTTCCAGCCCTTTTTACCGGCGGGCGACCAGCCTGCGGCGATAGATAAGCTATCCGAGGGGATCGAAGACGGTCTGTTTTACCAGACTTTGCTTGGCGTTACCGGTTCTGGCAAGACTTACACGATGGCGAATGTGATCGCGCGGATGGGGCGACCAGCAATCATATTTGCGCCAAATAAGACGCTGGCGGCGCAGTTATATAGTGAATTTCGCGAATTTTTTCCACAAAATGCGGTGGAATATTTTGTAAGTTATTACGATTATTACCAGCCGGAAGCATATGTACCGCAACGGGACTTGTTCATCGAGAAAGATTCGTCGATTAATGAGCATATAGAGCAGATGCGCTTGTCGTGCACCAAGTCGTTGATGGAACGGCGCGATGTAGTGATTGTGGCAACGGTCTCCGCGATTTACGGTATCGGTAATCCGAACGAATATCACCAGATGATTTTGACGTTGCGTGCCAAGGATAAAGTGAGCCAGCGGGATGTGATTGCGCGCTTAATTCAGATGCAATATAGCCGCAATGAAATCGATTTCGGGCGGGGTACTTTCCGTGTGCGTGGGGATGCCATCGATGTGTTTCCGGCTGAACATGCTGAGTTGGCGCTGCGGATTGAAACCTTCGATGATGAAATTGAAAGTCTGCAATTATTTGATCCGTTGACGGGTCGGGTAAAACAAAAAATTCCCCGTTTTACGGTTTATCCCGGTTCGCATTATGTGACGCCGCGTGGCACCGTACTGCGCGCTATCGAGACTATTAAAGACGAGTTGCGTGATCGGCTGGAATTTTTCCGTAAAGAAAATAAGTTAATCGAAGAGCAGCGTATCGAACAGCGCACACGCTTTGATTTGGAGATGATGCAGGAGATTGGATTTACCAAAGGTATTGAAAACTACTCGCGACATTTGAGTGGTGCGAAAGCAGGCGAGCCGCCGCCGACATTGGTTGATTATTTGCCGAAAGACGCATTGATGTTTCTCGATGAGTCGCATGTTTTGATCGGCCAGCTTAATGGTATGTATAACGGCGATCGCGCCCGGAAAACCAATCTGGTGGATTACGGCTTTCGCTTACCGTCAGCGCTGGATAATCGGCCGCTGCGGTTCGACGAATTTGAGGGCAAGATGCGGCAAACAGTTTTTGTTTCAGCGACTCCGGCTGACTACGAAAATCAGCATGCCGATCAAGTGGTGGAGCAGGTGGTGCGCCCGACGGGTCTGGTCGATCCGCTGATTGAGGTGCGTCCGGCATTGAGTCAGGTTGATGATCTGATGTCTGAGGCGAATGCCCGGATCAAGAAAAATGAACGCGTATTGGTTACTACGCTGACTAAGCGCATGGCGGAGCAGCTGACGGACTTTCTGAGTGATAACGGGATTAAGGTGCGCTACCTGCATAGCGATATCGAAACGGTCGAGCGCGTCGAAATTATTCGCGATCTGCGGCTCGGCACTTTCGATGTGCTGGTGGGGATTAACTTGTTGCGCGAAGGCTTGGATATTCCTGAGGTGTCGCTGGTGGCGATTTTGGATGCCGATAAAGAGGGCTTTTTGCGTTCTGAAAGAAGCCTCATTCAAACCATAGGCCGCGCCGCCCGTAACCTTAATGGTAAGGCGATTTTGTACGCAGATCGCATGACCGATTCGATGCGGCGTGCAATTGATGAGACCGAGCGTCGTCGCGCTAAACAGATTGCCTTTAATCTTTTAAATGGCATTACGCCTGTTGGTATCCGCAAGGAAATTAGGGAGTTGATCGATGGCGTGTACAGCGCCCAAGGTGCGCGTGAAGAGTTGCATGCCGCGCAAGATCGGGTGAAGTATGAGTCGATGAGCGAAAAGCAGGTTAGCAAGGAAATTAAGCGCCTTGAGAAGCTCATGGGCGATCATGCGAAGAATCTGGAGTTTGAAAAAGCGGCTCAGGTGCGTGATCAAATGCATCAATTGAAGCAGCAATTATTCGGCGCGCCGGGCGTGGATAATGTGGTGCCATAG
- a CDS encoding amino acid aminotransferase — protein MTAPLPASLFTAIEMAPRDPILGVTEGFNSDQNPSKTNLGVGVYYDDNGKVPLLECVRKAEAQLIEKLSPRTYLPIDGLAAYDKAVQELVFGADSAVIKEKRAITVQSIGGTGALKLGADFLKRFSADDTQVWISDPSWENHLALFESAGFTVNSYPYYDPATRGVNFAGMLAALKSIRSGSIVLLHACCHNPTGADLTSDQWTEVIQVVVERGLVPFLDMAYQGFGDSIEEDGEVVRRFTEAGGPLFVSNSFSKSFSLYGERVGALSIVATSTEEAGRILSQLKRVIRTNYSNPPIHGGQVVATALASPELRTLWEEELAGMRVRIREMRQLLAKKLKEQAPAHDFEFVTKQRGMFSYTGLTKAQVEKLRDEFSIHTIDTGRICVAALNTKNIDYVVAAIAKVL, from the coding sequence ATGACCGCTCCTCTTCCTGCCTCCCTTTTCACCGCCATCGAAATGGCGCCACGCGATCCAATTCTTGGCGTTACCGAAGGCTTCAATTCCGATCAAAACCCAAGCAAAACCAATCTGGGCGTTGGGGTTTATTACGACGACAATGGTAAAGTACCGCTGCTAGAATGCGTGCGTAAAGCCGAAGCACAATTGATAGAAAAGCTATCACCACGAACTTACCTGCCTATCGACGGCCTGGCGGCGTACGACAAAGCAGTGCAAGAACTCGTATTTGGTGCCGATAGCGCCGTAATTAAAGAGAAGCGCGCAATTACTGTCCAATCCATCGGCGGCACGGGCGCATTGAAACTAGGCGCTGACTTCCTGAAGCGCTTCTCCGCAGATGACACGCAAGTGTGGATCAGCGATCCAAGCTGGGAAAACCACCTTGCACTATTTGAATCGGCCGGCTTCACTGTCAACAGCTATCCGTACTACGACCCGGCAACCCGCGGCGTAAATTTCGCTGGCATGCTCGCCGCATTAAAATCCATCCGCAGCGGCTCCATCGTTTTGCTACACGCCTGCTGCCACAACCCAACTGGCGCGGATCTTACTAGCGACCAATGGACAGAAGTCATTCAAGTAGTTGTAGAACGTGGCCTGGTGCCCTTCCTCGACATGGCCTATCAAGGCTTTGGCGACAGCATTGAAGAAGATGGCGAAGTCGTCCGTCGCTTCACAGAAGCCGGTGGCCCGTTGTTTGTTTCCAACTCATTCTCCAAATCTTTCTCGCTCTACGGCGAACGCGTAGGCGCACTGAGCATCGTCGCCACCAGCACCGAAGAAGCAGGCCGCATCCTCTCACAACTCAAACGCGTCATCCGCACCAACTACTCCAACCCACCGATTCACGGCGGCCAAGTAGTCGCAACGGCACTGGCATCGCCAGAGCTGCGCACTCTGTGGGAAGAAGAGTTAGCAGGCATGCGCGTACGCATTCGCGAGATGCGTCAACTGCTAGCGAAGAAACTAAAAGAGCAAGCACCGGCGCACGATTTTGAATTCGTCACGAAACAACGCGGCATGTTTTCATACACCGGCTTGACCAAAGCGCAAGTAGAAAAACTGCGCGATGAGTTCTCAATTCACACTATCGATACTGGTCGTATTTGTGTTGCTGCATTAAATACAAAAAATATTGATTATGTTGTAGCGGCAATCGCAAAAGTCCTTTAG
- a CDS encoding Arm DNA-binding domain-containing protein translates to MAYIKERGAYWRAEVRRKGYKPTYRTFNTQKQAQQWARRIEAEMDSGLYADRAEAERSTLREALER, encoded by the coding sequence ATGGCATACATCAAAGAACGCGGGGCCTATTGGCGCGCTGAAGTTCGACGCAAAGGGTATAAACCGACATATCGTACCTTCAATACTCAGAAGCAGGCCCAACAATGGGCTAGGCGAATTGAGGCAGAAATGGACTCCGGTCTATACGCTGACAGGGCCGAAGCGGAACGCTCTACTCTACGCGAAGCCCTAGAGCGCTAG
- a CDS encoding site-specific integrase, with protein MESLPNPLQNILKPAGSRARSRRLENGEYDLIIGQLNASENKYAACASDLAIETSLRQGMLFKLQWEWIDLSACMIRFPASAIEIANKGVPAVLPFSKHARKILHEICPKDDNGEIALNSSGLVLDTNVNAVICIWKRVIAKLQIKDLRWHDLRHEAASRLFEKGLHPMEVASITGHKSMQMLKRYTHLKPESLLEKLG; from the coding sequence ATGGAAAGCCTCCCAAATCCTCTGCAAAATATTCTAAAACCTGCGGGAAGTCGTGCCCGCAGTCGTCGCTTGGAAAACGGAGAATACGATCTGATCATTGGTCAGTTGAATGCAAGTGAAAATAAATATGCCGCTTGCGCCTCCGACCTCGCAATTGAAACCAGCTTACGGCAAGGTATGCTGTTTAAGCTTCAGTGGGAATGGATCGATTTATCAGCATGCATGATCCGGTTTCCAGCCAGCGCTATAGAAATTGCGAACAAGGGTGTCCCAGCGGTATTACCATTTTCAAAACATGCCCGAAAGATCCTACATGAGATCTGCCCGAAAGACGACAACGGGGAAATTGCGCTGAACAGTTCCGGGCTGGTGCTGGATACCAACGTAAACGCAGTCATTTGTATTTGGAAACGCGTCATTGCAAAACTTCAAATCAAAGACTTGCGCTGGCATGATCTTAGACATGAAGCTGCATCGCGTCTATTCGAAAAAGGATTACATCCGATGGAGGTGGCCAGCATCACTGGGCATAAAAGTATGCAAATGCTCAAAAGATACACACACCTCAAACCAGAAAGCCTTTTAGAAAAGCTCGGATAG
- the hsdR gene encoding EcoAI/FtnUII family type I restriction enzme subunit R, which translates to MVDKKSLSERDICSKYITPAVTAAGWDLYTQIREEVSFTKGRVIVRGKLHTRGEQKRADYILYYKPNIPLAVIEAKENGQSVGAGMQQALNYAETLGVPFVFSSNGDAFLMHDRTGLAKRTEQELALDAFPSPAELWQRYCQWKGLETADARRAVEMPYYDDGGGRAPRYYQTNAINNTIEAVAKAQQRILLVMATGTGKTYTAFQIIWRLWKSKTKKRILFLADRNILVDQTKNNDFKPFGAAMTKISKRQIDKSYEIYLSLYQAVTGNEEEQNIYKQFSPDFFDLIVIDECHRGSAAEDSAWRAILAYFSSATHIGLTATPKETKEVSSIYYFGDPVYTYTLKQGIEDGFLAPYKVVRIDIDKDVQGWRPDKGQADKHGLLIEDRVYNQIDMDRKLVLEKRTELVARKITDFLTATDPYAKTIVFCDDIDHAERMRQALVNLNPERVKENRKYVMRITGDEIEGKAELDNFINPEERYPVIATTSKLMTTGVDAQTCKLIVLDQHIKSMTEFKQIIGRGTRINEDYDKFWFTIMDFKKATELFADPDFDGEPVMIYAPKVDESPVPPDDDEQEVILDENGNPMPTGAENTGVTLSGTDDGIFGGDAPGAGRVKYVLADVTVHIVAERVQYYGPDGKLITESLKDYTRKTVRKDYSSLDQFLLRWSKAERKAAILRELEEHGVLLQPLAEEVGKDFDAFDLICHVAFDQPPLTRRERAENVKKRNYFVKYGDQARKVLETLLEKYADTGIENIEDIKILTLDPFKNMGTASELVSAFGGKPAYIAALYELEKNLYA; encoded by the coding sequence ATGGTTGACAAGAAAAGCCTTTCCGAACGCGACATCTGCTCCAAGTACATCACACCAGCCGTTACCGCTGCTGGTTGGGATTTGTATACTCAGATTCGAGAGGAAGTGAGCTTTACCAAGGGACGCGTCATCGTGCGTGGCAAACTGCATACCCGTGGTGAACAAAAGCGTGCAGATTACATCTTGTATTACAAGCCGAATATCCCGCTGGCAGTCATCGAAGCGAAGGAAAACGGTCAAAGCGTCGGAGCTGGCATGCAGCAGGCTCTCAACTATGCTGAAACCCTCGGCGTACCGTTTGTGTTTAGCTCCAATGGCGATGCCTTCCTGATGCATGACCGTACTGGGCTGGCTAAAAGGACCGAGCAGGAACTGGCATTGGATGCTTTCCCCTCACCCGCAGAACTGTGGCAGCGCTACTGTCAGTGGAAAGGCCTGGAAACAGCCGATGCCCGTCGCGCTGTGGAAATGCCGTATTACGATGACGGTGGAGGCCGCGCTCCGCGTTATTACCAAACTAACGCCATCAACAATACAATCGAGGCCGTCGCAAAAGCGCAGCAGAGGATTTTGCTGGTAATGGCCACCGGTACCGGCAAGACCTACACTGCGTTCCAGATCATCTGGCGCTTGTGGAAATCCAAAACAAAAAAACGCATCCTGTTTTTAGCTGACCGTAACATCCTGGTCGATCAGACCAAAAACAATGATTTCAAGCCGTTTGGTGCGGCGATGACCAAAATCAGCAAGCGTCAGATAGACAAGAGTTACGAAATTTACTTGTCGCTGTATCAGGCCGTCACCGGCAACGAAGAAGAGCAGAACATCTACAAGCAGTTCTCCCCAGACTTTTTCGACTTGATTGTGATCGACGAATGTCATCGCGGCAGCGCCGCGGAGGATTCCGCGTGGCGCGCCATTCTGGCGTACTTTTCTTCCGCAACGCACATAGGCTTAACGGCTACGCCGAAAGAAACCAAAGAAGTCTCCAGCATCTATTACTTTGGCGATCCGGTGTACACCTACACCCTCAAACAGGGCATTGAAGATGGCTTTCTTGCGCCGTATAAGGTTGTGCGCATCGACATCGACAAAGACGTGCAAGGATGGCGTCCTGACAAAGGGCAAGCCGACAAACATGGTCTGCTGATTGAGGACCGGGTGTACAATCAGATCGATATGGATCGCAAGTTGGTGTTAGAAAAGCGTACCGAACTAGTCGCCAGAAAAATCACTGATTTTCTCACTGCAACCGATCCCTACGCAAAGACCATCGTATTTTGTGATGACATCGATCACGCCGAACGCATGCGCCAGGCTTTGGTCAACCTGAACCCCGAGCGCGTCAAAGAAAACCGCAAATATGTGATGCGTATTACCGGCGATGAGATAGAAGGCAAGGCCGAGCTGGATAACTTCATTAACCCGGAAGAACGTTATCCGGTGATCGCCACCACTTCCAAGTTGATGACGACGGGTGTCGATGCACAAACCTGCAAACTGATCGTACTAGATCAACACATCAAGTCCATGACCGAGTTCAAGCAAATCATCGGACGCGGTACGCGTATCAATGAAGATTACGACAAGTTCTGGTTCACCATCATGGATTTCAAAAAAGCGACCGAACTATTTGCGGACCCGGACTTTGACGGCGAGCCAGTCATGATTTATGCGCCCAAAGTGGATGAATCGCCAGTGCCGCCAGATGACGATGAGCAAGAAGTCATTCTTGATGAAAACGGCAATCCAATGCCAACGGGCGCAGAAAATACTGGCGTCACACTATCTGGGACGGATGACGGTATTTTTGGTGGTGACGCACCCGGCGCAGGTCGCGTCAAATATGTATTGGCCGATGTGACGGTGCATATCGTTGCCGAGCGCGTGCAATATTACGGCCCGGACGGCAAACTGATTACCGAATCCCTGAAGGATTACACCCGCAAAACCGTGCGCAAGGACTATTCCTCGCTCGATCAATTTTTACTGCGCTGGAGCAAAGCCGAGCGCAAGGCCGCCATCCTTCGCGAGCTCGAAGAACACGGTGTGTTGCTACAACCTCTGGCCGAGGAAGTTGGCAAAGATTTTGATGCATTCGATTTGATCTGCCATGTAGCCTTTGATCAACCACCTTTGACGCGACGTGAGCGAGCCGAAAATGTCAAAAAGCGCAATTATTTTGTAAAATACGGCGATCAAGCCCGCAAAGTCCTGGAAACACTGCTGGAAAAATACGCCGATACCGGCATTGAAAACATTGAAGACATCAAAATTCTCACCCTCGACCCGTTCAAAAATATGGGCACCGCCAGCGAGTTGGTCTCAGCCTTTGGCGGCAAGCCAGCTTATATAGCAGCATTGTATGAACTAGAGAAAAATCTCTACGCTTAA